In a genomic window of Clavelina lepadiformis chromosome 7, kaClaLepa1.1, whole genome shotgun sequence:
- the LOC143465914 gene encoding uncharacterized protein LOC143465914 isoform X1, which translates to MDVNLKLIIEIDCDPEDDAANFICGQCLRNCTSNETLLAHQKTAHESSCNNVTREKLMEWWETVGGVKTDLTADAVNYFMKLFSSYSSPDELFHKFSCDGITCIPSLFFLPRKLLLCLTRKLFDVFLSHVTTVAHNKKGKHLTLHKLTRDEEFIIQYIGGYILQKLTKRCINPREIDLLSCLTDYSNETTNSSLISALNNNNYGHLAVPAKSLVKLLMYVESVFRKQDIKEHIMESCMSSLSVCNIKDIFENLVFDECLQKLCMKICKFYVKIRCYQKANHLNSVLHVTSDQNVGLRKSLK; encoded by the exons tagattGTGACCCAGAAGACGATGCAGCAAACTTCAT atgtgGACAATGTTTGCGTAACTGCACAAGTAATGAAACTTTGCTGGCTCATCAAAAAACTGCTCACg AATCTTCTTGCAATAATGTTACAAGAGAAAAGCTGATGGAATGGTGGGAAACAGTGGGTGGCGTTAAAACAGATCTAACTGCAGATGCggttaactattttatgaaGCTATTTTCTTCGTACAGTTCACCGGATGAACTGTTTCATAAATTCTCATGTGATGGAATTACGTGCATCCCATCACTATTTTTCTTGCCAAGAAAATTGTTACTATGTTTAAcacgaaaattgtttgatgtatttttatcaCACGTTACCACTgttgcacacaacaaaaagGGTAAACACTTGACATTACACAAGTTAACCCGAGACGAAGAATTCATAATTCAGTACATAGGTggttatattttgcagaaactcACTAAGCGCTGTATAAATCCGAGAGAAATAGATCTATTGTCTTGTTTAACTGATTATAGTAATGAAACCACTAATAGTTCCTTGATTTCCgctttaaataataacaattatggACATCTTGCAGTTCCAGCGAAATCACTAGTGAAATTGTTGATGTATGTAGAAAGTGTCTTTAGGAAACAAGACATAAAGGAGCACATCATGGAAAGTTGCATGTCTTCTTTGAGTGTTTGTAACATAAaagatatatttgaaaatcttgtttttgatgaatgtttgcaaaaattgtgcatgaaaatatgtaaattttacgTGAAGATTAGATGCTATCAAAAAGCCAATCATTTAAATTCAGTACTGCATGTAACCTCTGATCAAAATGTAGGTCTgagaaaatcattaaaatga
- the LOC143465914 gene encoding uncharacterized protein LOC143465914 isoform X2 → MEWWETVGGVKTDLTADAVNYFMKLFSSYSSPDELFHKFSCDGITCIPSLFFLPRKLLLCLTRKLFDVFLSHVTTVAHNKKGKHLTLHKLTRDEEFIIQYIGGYILQKLTKRCINPREIDLLSCLTDYSNETTNSSLISALNNNNYGHLAVPAKSLVKLLMYVESVFRKQDIKEHIMESCMSSLSVCNIKDIFENLVFDECLQKLCMKICKFYVKIRCYQKANHLNSVLHVTSDQNVGLRKSLK, encoded by the coding sequence ATGGAATGGTGGGAAACAGTGGGTGGCGTTAAAACAGATCTAACTGCAGATGCggttaactattttatgaaGCTATTTTCTTCGTACAGTTCACCGGATGAACTGTTTCATAAATTCTCATGTGATGGAATTACGTGCATCCCATCACTATTTTTCTTGCCAAGAAAATTGTTACTATGTTTAAcacgaaaattgtttgatgtatttttatcaCACGTTACCACTgttgcacacaacaaaaagGGTAAACACTTGACATTACACAAGTTAACCCGAGACGAAGAATTCATAATTCAGTACATAGGTggttatattttgcagaaactcACTAAGCGCTGTATAAATCCGAGAGAAATAGATCTATTGTCTTGTTTAACTGATTATAGTAATGAAACCACTAATAGTTCCTTGATTTCCgctttaaataataacaattatggACATCTTGCAGTTCCAGCGAAATCACTAGTGAAATTGTTGATGTATGTAGAAAGTGTCTTTAGGAAACAAGACATAAAGGAGCACATCATGGAAAGTTGCATGTCTTCTTTGAGTGTTTGTAACATAAaagatatatttgaaaatcttgtttttgatgaatgtttgcaaaaattgtgcatgaaaatatgtaaattttacgTGAAGATTAGATGCTATCAAAAAGCCAATCATTTAAATTCAGTACTGCATGTAACCTCTGATCAAAATGTAGGTCTgagaaaatcattaaaatga